Below is a window of Micromonospora chersina DNA.
CAGGCCATCACCGTGCCGTCGCCGCCGCAGGCGAAGACGACCTCGGCGCCGGCCTCGACGGCCGCGGCGGCCTGGCCCCGGCCGGGGTCCTCGACCGTGGTCTCGTACCAGGTCGGCTCGGGCCAGCCGGCGGCGGCGAGAGCGCCGTCCACCGTCCGGCGGAAATCGTCGAGATCGGTCACTTTGACCGGGTTGACCACCACGGCCGAGCGCGGCGTGTGGTTGTCCGCGGTCACCGGGCGCTTGTCGTCTCCACCGTCCACGGCGCCAGTGTGCAGCACGCGGGGCGGGTCAGCGAGCCGGCGGGCGGGGACGTTGCGAGAACCGCAGACAGGTTTGAAACCGGCCGGCCCCGTGACGGCGGTCGGCCGGATCGGTCAGGCCGCCGTGCGCAGCGCCGCCTCGACCCGCCCGCGCAGGTCGTCCAGGTCGGCCCCGGCCTCGGTGAGCACCAGCGCCGCCAGCCCGTTGCCCTCGCGCAGCAGGCCGAGCAGGATGTGCTCGGTGCCGATGTGGTGGTGGCGCAGCCGCAGCGCCTCCCGCAGGGACAGTTCCAGCACCTTTCTGGCCCGTGGCGAGAACCGGCCGTTGTCGGGGCGGCGACCCCACCACCGACGCGGGGCGGGGGCCGCCTCACGCAGCGCGTCCGGGCCGAAGGACTCCTCGATCCGGGCGACGATCGCGGCGAGGTCGATGCCGATCTCGCGCAGCGCCGCCGCGTCCGCCGCGCCGAGGCCGTCGACCCCGTGCGCGGTGTGCCGGGCCACGGCCTTACGCAGGTCGTCGGCCCGGATGCCGCCGGCCGACAGCACCCGTACGGCCAGGTTGTCGCCGTCGGCGAGCACGCCGAGCAGCAGGTGCTCGGTGCCGACCGGCCGCCGGCCCTCGGTGCGCGCCTCGTCGACCGCGTGCCGCACCACCGCGCGGGCCCGGTCGGTGAACCGTTCGAACATCACGCCTCCCAGCTTCCGCGGACCGCCGGTCGCCCGGCGTGCTTCTTGTGGACCGCCTGCCGGCTGACCTCGAGGGCGTCGGCGATCTCCTGCCAGGACCAGCCCTGCCGTCGGGCGTTGTCCACCTGGACCACCTCCAGCCGTTCGAGCAGCCGGCGCAGGGCGAGCACCGCCCGCAGGCCGACCTTCGGGTCGGTGCTGCCGGCCGCCGCCGCGAGTTCCGTCGCCTGACTCATGCTGTCAACATAGGTTGACGCAGGGGGCTTGTCAACCTCGGTTGACACCCCGACACGTGGCCCTGACCTGCCGATCCGCGGCCCGGACCGGTGTTACGGTCCGCAGGTGTTCCGCCGCCGCCCGCTGGACCAGCCGGTCCAGGCCCCCCGCCGGCTGGCCGTCGGCCGGCTCACCCTGGAGGTCGCCGGGGGCAGCGTGGTCGGGCACCGCTACCCGGAGAACTTCGACGTGCTGCACCTCGACCCGGAACTGCCGCTGGTCGCGGTCGCCGACGGCATGGGCGACGGCGAGGGCAGCCGGGTCGCCGGCGCCACCGCGATGAGCACCTTCGTGGCGCGGGTCCGCGCCGGCTGGCCGGCGGTCGACGCCGCCGGGCTGCGCGCCGCCACGGCCGAGACCCAGCTCCGGGTACGCCGGGCCGGAGCGGGACTGGCCGGGCTGACCGGGTGCACCCTCACCGCCCTGGTCGCCGAGCCGGACGGGGCGCAGGGCTGGCTGGTCCAGCTCGGTGACTCCCGGGCGTACCGGCTGCGCGACGGGCTGCTGGAGCTGGTGACCGTCGACCACACGATGGCCTGGCTCGGCCTGCTGCACGGCTGGTGGCCGCCGGACTCGCCGGAGGCGGCGCGGGCCCGCTACCAGCTCCTGCGCTACGTCGGGCACCCCGACAGGCCCGAGCCGGACCTGCTCGCCGTGCCGCTCCGCAGCGGGGACACCTGGCTGCTCTGCACCGACGGGGTGAGCGACCAGATCGGCTACCACCGGCTGCGGGACCTGCTGGCCGCGCGGCGCGACCCGGCCGGGACCGTGCGGGCGCTGCTGGCCGCCAGCCTGGCCGAGGGCGGCGATGACAACGCCACAGCGGCGGTCGTCCGCGTCCACCCCACCCTGCCCGCGCCCCGCTGACCCTCCCCGGCCCCGGGAACGGCGACGTGGCGGGAGACACCTGTGACGGGCTGACAATCTGTGCAAGAATCGTCAGCATGTCGAAGGACCGGCTGGAGACGATCCTGACCGCCGCGTACGAGTGCTTCACCCGGCACGGGATGCGGCGCACGACGATGGACGACATCGCGGCGGCCGCCGGTATGTCCCGGCCCGCCGTCTACCAGTACGTCCGCAACAAGGACGACGCCTACCGCCGGCTCGCCGAGCGGCTCTTCGACGGCTCGCTCGCCCAGGCCCGCGAGGCCGCCGCCACGCCCGGCGCCGACCTGGCGCGGCGGCTGCACGACGTGCTCGCCGCCAAGCTGGAACTCACCCTCCGGCTGCACCGGGAGAGCCGGCACGCCACCGAACTGCTCGACACCAGCACCAAGCTCACCGGCGACCTCGTCGAGGCGTACACCCGGGAGCTGACCGACGTGGTGGCCGGCGCGCTGGCCGACGCCGCCGGGCCCCGCGCCCGCGCGGTGGCCGACGTGCTGGTCGCGCTCACCCGCGGCCTGGAGGCCGACCTCACCGACCCCGACCTGCCCCGGCGGCGGCTGCGCGACGGCGTCGCGCTCGTCGTCGCGGGCCTGCCCACCCACCCGGGAGACCCCGCATGACCACCGTCCTCGTCACCGGCACCTCCTCCGGCATCGGCCGGGCCACCGTCCGCCGGCTCGCCCGCCGCCCCGACCTCACCGTGTACGCGACCGCGCGCAACCTCGACGCGATCGCCGACCTCGCCGACTCCGGCGCCCGGCTGCTCCCCCTCGACGTGGCCGACGAGGACTCCATGCGCGCCGCGGTGGCCGCGGTCGAGACCGCGCACGGCCACGTCGACGTGCTGGTCAACAACGCCGGCTACGGCGAGTACGGCCCGATCGAGGAGACCGCGCTGGACCGGGTGCGCGCCCAGTTCGAGACGAACGTGTTCGGGCTCGCCCGGCTCACCCAGCTCGTGCTCCCCGGCATGCGCCGGGCCGGCCGGGGCCGGATCGTCAACGTCAGCTCGATGGGCGGGCGGCTGGTCTTCCCCGGCGGCGGCTACTACCACGCCAGCAAGTACGCCGTGGAGGCCATCTCCGACGCCCTGCGGCAGGAGGTGCGCCCGTTCGGCGTGGACGTGGCGATCGTCGAGCCCGGCCTGATCCGCACCGGCTTCGGCGCGGTGGCCTCCTCCTCCCTGGGCGCCGGCGCCGACCCGGGCAGCCCGTACCGGAGGATGGTCGAGACCGTGGACGCGGTGATGGCGCGGTCGTACCGGAACCGGCTGCTCTCGGCCACGCCGGACACCGTGGCCCGGGTCATCGAGCGCGCGGCGACCGGCCGCCGGCCGCGCACCCGCTACCTCGTCACCGCCGCCGCCTGGGCCATGGTGCACACCCGCCGGCTGCTCGGCGCCCGCGTCTTCGACACGGTGAACCGGCTCCAGTTCCGCTGACCCGGTCCGAGCGCGCGACCACCCGACTACGGTGGGTGAGGAGAGCGCGGTCGGGAGGTGAGCCGGGATGCCCGCACCCACCCACGGCGCGGTGGTGGTCGGCGTGGGCAGCTCGGCCGAGGACCTCCAGATGGTCCGCACGGCCGCCGCGGAGGCCGCCGCGCACGACCGGCCGCTGCACCTGCTGCACGCCTTCAACTGGGCCGCGGCCCTGGAGTCGTTCTCGGTGAGCGGCCCGCGCGCCGCCGCTGAGGAGCTGCTGGAGAAGGCCGGGCAGGCGGCCGCCGAGGCCGCGCCCACGGTGCCGGTGACCGACGAGATCGTCGAGGGCTCCCCGGTCGAGGCGCTGATCCGGGCCTCGGACTCGGCGTTCCTGCTGGCCGTCGGCGACGGCGGCATGGCTGGCTGCGCGTCCTGCGTACCGGCCGACGCGCCGGCCGTGCAGCTCGCCGCCCGGGCCGGCTGCCCGGTGCTGGTCGGCCGGCTCGAACCGCCCCCGCCGGGGCCGGTGCTGGTCGGGTTCGACGGGTCGGACAGCTCCCGCGCCACCCTGGGCTACGCCTTCGACTGCGCCGAGAGCCGGGGCGCCCGGCTGCTGACCATCCAGGTGGTGGAGCCCAACCACCAGCCCGACGGCGCCGAGCACCTGCTCGAGGAGGCCGTCGCCCGGCACGCGGCCCGGCACCCCCGGGTGGCCGCCGAGTGCCACACCGTCCGCGGCGACCCCGGCGGCGTCCTGCTGGAACAGTCGCGCTCGGCGCAGGTCGCGCTGGTCGGGGCACGCGGCGACGAGCCGCTGCGCGGCATGCTGGGCGCGGTCAGCCAGACGCTGCTCTACCACTCGCCGGCCCCGGTGATCGTCGTACGTGGACTCGACCCCGACGACGAGGAGGACGGGTCGTGACGCCCGCCCGGCCGGGACCTACGGCCCTGACGCGTCCGCCCGGTGGAGGACGAGGCTGGACGTGCCGGGGGCGGCCGATCCGCTTCCGGGTGGCAGAAGACCCCGAGCCGCGAGAGGCTAACGCAGCATGGACACCGCTCTGGACCTGCACAGCCCACTGACCGAAGACGAGCTGCGTCGGCTCGACGCCTACTGGCGAGCGGCG
It encodes the following:
- a CDS encoding Clp protease N-terminal domain-containing protein: MFERFTDRARAVVRHAVDEARTEGRRPVGTEHLLLGVLADGDNLAVRVLSAGGIRADDLRKAVARHTAHGVDGLGAADAAALREIGIDLAAIVARIEESFGPDALREAAPAPRRWWGRRPDNGRFSPRARKVLELSLREALRLRHHHIGTEHILLGLLREGNGLAALVLTEAGADLDDLRGRVEAALRTAA
- a CDS encoding PP2C family protein-serine/threonine phosphatase, whose amino-acid sequence is MFRRRPLDQPVQAPRRLAVGRLTLEVAGGSVVGHRYPENFDVLHLDPELPLVAVADGMGDGEGSRVAGATAMSTFVARVRAGWPAVDAAGLRAATAETQLRVRRAGAGLAGLTGCTLTALVAEPDGAQGWLVQLGDSRAYRLRDGLLELVTVDHTMAWLGLLHGWWPPDSPEAARARYQLLRYVGHPDRPEPDLLAVPLRSGDTWLLCTDGVSDQIGYHRLRDLLAARRDPAGTVRALLAASLAEGGDDNATAAVVRVHPTLPAPR
- a CDS encoding HTH domain-containing protein; translated protein: MSQATELAAAAGSTDPKVGLRAVLALRRLLERLEVVQVDNARRQGWSWQEIADALEVSRQAVHKKHAGRPAVRGSWEA
- a CDS encoding TetR/AcrR family transcriptional regulator; this translates as MSKDRLETILTAAYECFTRHGMRRTTMDDIAAAAGMSRPAVYQYVRNKDDAYRRLAERLFDGSLAQAREAAATPGADLARRLHDVLAAKLELTLRLHRESRHATELLDTSTKLTGDLVEAYTRELTDVVAGALADAAGPRARAVADVLVALTRGLEADLTDPDLPRRRLRDGVALVVAGLPTHPGDPA
- a CDS encoding universal stress protein: MPAPTHGAVVVGVGSSAEDLQMVRTAAAEAAAHDRPLHLLHAFNWAAALESFSVSGPRAAAEELLEKAGQAAAEAAPTVPVTDEIVEGSPVEALIRASDSAFLLAVGDGGMAGCASCVPADAPAVQLAARAGCPVLVGRLEPPPPGPVLVGFDGSDSSRATLGYAFDCAESRGARLLTIQVVEPNHQPDGAEHLLEEAVARHAARHPRVAAECHTVRGDPGGVLLEQSRSAQVALVGARGDEPLRGMLGAVSQTLLYHSPAPVIVVRGLDPDDEEDGS
- a CDS encoding oxidoreductase — encoded protein: MTTVLVTGTSSGIGRATVRRLARRPDLTVYATARNLDAIADLADSGARLLPLDVADEDSMRAAVAAVETAHGHVDVLVNNAGYGEYGPIEETALDRVRAQFETNVFGLARLTQLVLPGMRRAGRGRIVNVSSMGGRLVFPGGGYYHASKYAVEAISDALRQEVRPFGVDVAIVEPGLIRTGFGAVASSSLGAGADPGSPYRRMVETVDAVMARSYRNRLLSATPDTVARVIERAATGRRPRTRYLVTAAAWAMVHTRRLLGARVFDTVNRLQFR